A section of the Alkalihalobacillus sp. LMS39 genome encodes:
- a CDS encoding sodium-dependent bicarbonate transport family permease — translation MFDIVVQNLLSPVVLFFILGLIGAIVKSDFKFPPGLSEALSIYLLIAIGLKGGMELSNYSFSEVALPIAATLFLGSIIPVITMVILKWMMKLDLKNSIGLAATYGSVSIVTYGAALTFLDNTNTSYEAFMNGLVVVMEIPAIFVALMLLAILEGKKVEELPNTKSVGISATSLSSVISPEVIRESLFGKSVFLLVGSLLTGLIVGKEAAMPVVQPLFIDLYQSMLLLFLLNMGLIAGQRLAVVRRHGIKLLLFGILTPVLYGILGIFVGYGVGLSLGGATLLGILSGSASYIAAPAALRASVPDADPSIYLGLALGVTFPFNLAVNIPLLYAIASLLY, via the coding sequence ATGTTTGATATCGTCGTACAAAACTTACTTTCACCCGTTGTATTGTTCTTCATTTTGGGACTCATCGGTGCCATTGTTAAATCGGACTTTAAGTTTCCACCAGGCTTAAGCGAGGCACTTAGTATTTACTTATTAATTGCGATTGGATTAAAAGGTGGGATGGAATTATCAAACTATAGTTTCTCCGAAGTCGCACTTCCGATAGCAGCCACACTTTTTCTCGGATCTATCATTCCCGTGATTACGATGGTCATCTTAAAGTGGATGATGAAATTAGACCTAAAAAATTCCATTGGTCTCGCTGCCACTTATGGTTCTGTCTCCATTGTGACATACGGTGCAGCCCTTACTTTTTTAGATAATACGAACACGAGTTATGAAGCGTTTATGAACGGATTAGTCGTTGTAATGGAAATACCAGCTATTTTTGTTGCCCTAATGTTATTAGCCATTCTCGAGGGTAAAAAAGTGGAAGAGTTACCGAACACAAAATCAGTTGGTATTTCTGCTACAAGCTTATCTTCAGTTATTAGTCCTGAAGTCATTCGAGAAAGCTTATTTGGAAAAAGTGTCTTCCTATTAGTAGGAAGCTTGTTAACAGGACTTATCGTTGGAAAAGAAGCAGCGATGCCTGTCGTGCAACCTTTATTTATCGATTTATACCAAAGTATGCTTCTGTTATTTTTACTAAACATGGGATTAATTGCAGGGCAACGCTTAGCCGTTGTTCGACGACACGGTATCAAACTTTTACTGTTTGGTATCCTTACTCCTGTTTTATATGGAATTCTTGGCATTTTCGTTGGTTACGGTGTTGGACTTTCATTAGGAGGCGCCACATTGCTCGGTATTCTTTCCGGAAGTGCTTCTTATATCGCTGCACCTGCTGCACTTCGAGCCTCTGTTCCCGATGCTGATCCATCCATTTATTTAGGTCTCGCACTCGGGGTCACCTTCCCGTTTAATTTAGCGGTAAATATACCGTTGCTATATGCGATTGCGAGCTTACTTTATTAA
- a CDS encoding DUF2294 domain-containing protein, with amino-acid sequence MKILKKGLLEAEISKALTQWEKEYLGRGSVQVKTDILRNMVIVALKGILTPAEQALTKTTAGLLSIKKTRSDLIETGSDQVKEIIHSLTGINVYSFHTDISTRSGERLIIFMLEDNLENKLTE; translated from the coding sequence ATGAAGATTTTAAAAAAAGGATTACTAGAGGCCGAAATAAGTAAAGCATTAACCCAATGGGAAAAAGAATACCTTGGAAGAGGCTCTGTTCAAGTCAAAACGGATATTCTTCGAAATATGGTCATCGTTGCATTAAAAGGGATATTAACCCCAGCTGAACAAGCATTAACGAAAACAACAGCTGGCCTTCTTTCGATAAAAAAAACTCGGTCAGACCTTATTGAAACAGGTAGTGACCAAGTAAAAGAAATCATACATTCATTAACAGGAATTAACGTCTACAGTTTCCATACAGATATTAGTACTAGAAGTGGGGAACGTCTGATTATTTTTATGTTAGAAGATAATTTAGAAAATAAATTAACTGAATAG
- a CDS encoding antibiotic biosynthesis monooxygenase, whose amino-acid sequence MFIVHSTFLVPAEKAEEVISIYRSRSKSVDKAKGFRHFRLLQNDKKEGELTVQIEWDTKEDYLAWVRSDEFKQIHELEKKYPDQELASIIPIVKQYEVVAL is encoded by the coding sequence ATGTTTATCGTTCATTCTACTTTTCTCGTTCCAGCAGAAAAAGCAGAAGAAGTAATTTCGATCTACCGGTCACGTTCAAAGTCTGTGGACAAAGCAAAAGGGTTTCGTCATTTTCGATTATTGCAAAATGATAAAAAGGAAGGCGAATTAACTGTCCAAATTGAATGGGACACAAAAGAGGATTATTTAGCTTGGGTTCGAAGTGATGAATTTAAACAAATTCATGAGTTAGAAAAAAAATATCCAGACCAAGAGCTTGCCTCCATTATTCCCATCGTTAAACAATATGAGGTGGTTGCCTTGTGA
- a CDS encoding electron transport protein, whose amino-acid sequence MKKRYIFYGIVAVIIILVASLYIIEPQYSYVPPEDNILNEAMNLEESLMYDLWGVTIKGDDFTSDSLLAQGKGGPLSESNGAIKVDEEFITLGRELFYNETFNNEVFITDILGMLDGPLTVMNISKAILELRGGYTDNLQVELAEDVTIGDQTFKKGEKINTGLDVAKGSLTPLGMPISFSEGRLKAGVSCAACHASVDMKTGMVVEGAPNKNFNGGLLLALATNSAAYFTNTDMDAEKLKEYITEHTPTIRNEDGEEVSLPDAHKFEQAVDEMLIKWPAGNFDSTMDMVNNPTQIPDSFTLGDHPYGWNGFAAVGPFKGLSSLNNNVHAQNSDILAQAGQSEPLFNIDKDQFIGTILQNSANKHYRYNPESDMTPSQFLASIDEEPKVPGVNEMVKPPNYPKVSMYSPNGTIVSSPGFHVGEQINAMSAYQNALVPPKYNQHVDEYTLATGRDVFNRAGCLSCHAGPTYTNHEIIPQREIKTEPSRAKSFKDLPDFLGKSLTYSPDTPVPVPEDATILEVPTEHVDEEKKKLVFAKDKDGKGGYKVKGLIGLAWSPPYLHDGGVSVGPNPNTDLGLPGTVMKGINPDPYHSLRAVVDRTLRENVVEANKANKQLQGAHVDGSGHEYWVDEESGFTKEEQEALVKYLLSLTSSGNK is encoded by the coding sequence ATGAAAAAACGGTATATTTTCTATGGAATAGTCGCCGTCATTATTATACTCGTTGCTAGCCTATATATTATTGAACCGCAATATTCGTATGTGCCACCTGAAGATAATATATTAAATGAAGCGATGAATTTGGAAGAGTCTCTGATGTATGACTTATGGGGCGTGACGATTAAAGGAGATGATTTTACTTCAGATTCATTATTGGCTCAAGGGAAAGGCGGACCACTGTCTGAAAGTAATGGAGCTATTAAAGTCGACGAAGAATTTATAACATTAGGAAGAGAGCTTTTTTATAATGAAACATTTAATAATGAAGTTTTTATTACTGATATATTGGGAATGTTAGATGGTCCGTTAACAGTAATGAATATTTCGAAAGCTATATTAGAGTTGCGTGGTGGGTACACAGACAACCTCCAAGTAGAGTTAGCAGAGGATGTGACTATAGGCGATCAAACTTTTAAAAAAGGAGAAAAAATTAATACTGGTTTAGATGTGGCGAAAGGATCGTTAACTCCGTTAGGGATGCCGATTTCTTTTTCAGAAGGGCGATTAAAAGCGGGAGTTAGTTGTGCAGCTTGTCATGCTTCTGTTGATATGAAAACAGGTATGGTTGTTGAAGGGGCACCGAATAAAAATTTTAACGGTGGATTGCTTCTAGCTTTAGCGACAAATTCAGCTGCTTATTTTACGAACACGGATATGGATGCAGAAAAATTAAAAGAATATATTACAGAGCACACACCGACAATTCGAAATGAAGACGGAGAAGAAGTTTCTTTACCTGATGCCCATAAATTTGAACAAGCAGTCGATGAAATGTTAATAAAATGGCCGGCAGGTAATTTTGACTCCACTATGGATATGGTAAATAATCCAACTCAAATTCCAGATTCATTCACATTAGGTGACCATCCATATGGATGGAATGGCTTTGCAGCAGTTGGACCTTTTAAAGGATTAAGTTCATTAAATAATAATGTTCACGCTCAAAATTCAGATATATTAGCTCAGGCAGGACAAAGTGAACCGTTATTTAATATTGATAAAGACCAATTTATCGGAACGATACTTCAAAATTCGGCAAATAAACATTATCGCTATAATCCTGAAAGCGATATGACGCCATCACAATTTTTAGCATCCATTGATGAAGAACCGAAAGTACCTGGTGTAAATGAAATGGTCAAACCACCAAATTATCCAAAAGTATCGATGTATTCACCAAACGGGACGATCGTAAGTTCTCCTGGCTTCCATGTCGGGGAACAAATAAATGCAATGTCAGCATATCAAAATGCACTAGTCCCTCCTAAGTACAATCAACATGTGGATGAATATACACTAGCAACTGGGCGTGACGTATTTAACCGTGCTGGCTGTTTATCATGTCATGCCGGCCCGACATATACGAATCATGAAATTATACCACAACGAGAAATTAAAACTGAACCATCTCGTGCAAAGTCGTTTAAAGATCTTCCGGACTTTCTAGGAAAGTCCTTAACCTATTCACCTGATACGCCTGTGCCAGTACCTGAAGACGCAACCATTCTTGAGGTTCCGACTGAACATGTCGACGAAGAGAAAAAGAAGCTTGTGTTTGCCAAAGATAAAGACGGGAAAGGTGGATATAAAGTAAAAGGGCTAATCGGCTTAGCTTGGTCACCACCTTATTTACATGACGGGGGTGTATCTGTCGGACCAAATCCAAATACTGATTTAGGATTACCTGGTACAGTAATGAAAGGAATCAATCCAGACCCGTATCATAGTTTACGTGCGGTAGTGGATCGAACATTACGCGAAAACGTAGTAGAAGCAAACAAAGCAAATAAGCAATTACAAGGGGCACATGTTGACGGAAGTGGTCACGAATATTGGGTTGATGAAGAAAGTGGCTTTACGAAAGAAGAACAAGAAGCGTTAGTAAAGTATTTGCTGTCTTTAACA
- a CDS encoding diacylglycerol kinase family protein: MYIFIVNPISGNGRGHLIWKEIETVLQKKKVEHEVIFTRYRGHATDCVIGLDERKVTAVVAIGGDGTVHDVVNGIRNLPIAFGIIPAGSGNDYARAMGVPKHHLLALDRILSGMKKQMDILFVGEKCCTTVVGIGFDGKVAQLANQSKLKKILNRFNLGKLIYGIIVLQVLFRYKPTSVTMIIDGKSVQFSNVWLIAIANLPYYGGGMNICPEASSDDGYLDVCIVHNISKFKLLQVFPKVFKGNHIHHSAITLMKGKSVTVTSESPVIIHGDGEIIGETPVEVTIQKSMLHVV, translated from the coding sequence ATGTATATTTTTATTGTAAATCCGATTTCAGGTAATGGTCGTGGTCATCTAATATGGAAAGAAATTGAAACGGTACTCCAAAAGAAAAAGGTTGAGCATGAAGTCATTTTCACAAGATATCGTGGCCATGCAACAGATTGTGTAATTGGACTTGATGAACGAAAGGTGACCGCTGTCGTTGCGATTGGTGGTGATGGAACCGTACACGATGTTGTAAATGGAATTCGTAATTTACCAATCGCATTTGGAATTATTCCAGCAGGGTCAGGAAACGATTACGCTCGTGCAATGGGCGTTCCGAAACATCATCTATTGGCATTAGACCGAATATTATCAGGGATGAAAAAACAGATGGACATTTTATTTGTCGGTGAAAAATGTTGTACCACTGTTGTAGGGATTGGGTTTGACGGAAAAGTAGCTCAATTGGCCAATCAATCAAAATTAAAAAAAATCTTAAATCGTTTTAATCTTGGAAAACTCATTTATGGAATTATCGTATTACAAGTACTATTTCGATACAAGCCAACGTCGGTAACGATGATAATTGATGGGAAAAGCGTTCAATTTTCAAATGTGTGGTTAATTGCCATTGCCAATCTTCCTTATTATGGTGGAGGGATGAATATTTGTCCGGAAGCTTCAAGTGATGATGGTTATTTAGACGTATGTATCGTCCATAATATTTCCAAGTTTAAATTATTGCAAGTGTTTCCAAAAGTGTTTAAAGGAAATCATATTCACCATTCTGCCATTACTTTAATGAAAGGAAAATCAGTGACTGTTACGTCTGAAAGTCCTGTCATCATTCATGGAGATGGTGAAATTATTGGAGAAACACCAGTTGAAGTAACGATTCAAAAAAGTATGCTACATGTTGTGTAA
- a CDS encoding DNA topoisomerase III, translated as MKVIIAEKPDQAKTLVSQFRHKKADGYIIVYPNALFPSGAYCTWAVGHLLQLSPPETYNPKWKKWDIESLPIIPNQFTFETIPSKRKQFHIIRQLVHKEEVNEIIHAGDAGREGELIIRLILHECKVNKPLKRLWISSLTETAIYEGFAHLIDEKQTKSLFFEAYTRSCADWVIGMNASRVYTILLKQRGYEDVFSAGRVQTPTLALIVKREQEIASFTPEEFWEVEAEFSLEKGIYRGKWTKDGKSRLKTKEQAEKIVQFCEGKSAKITDAETERKTFKPPLLFSLSSLQAKTNQLFKYSPKKTLDILQRLYQRGLISYPRSDSSYVTKGEAETFPQILANVSEYDEYKKYFPLPKSILHNKRYVNEKKVTDHYAIIPTIKKVDIKNMSGEDKNIYDLIVRQLLAAHSEDAIYDYTTLTTNVDEQVLFLTKGKKCLEQGWKKIASFDKEEKDVLLPDVNKGDKGFVKKTMIKNGKTEPPKRFTEGQLITLMKTAGKYIENDELEKVLNKTEGLGTEATRANIITMLKDRKYIDVKKNIVYATDKGKLLIEVIGDTILASPEMTAKWEQRLAEIGKGQASAKVFMEQIKKLSHVMIEGAVSSSTQWNVSKYEHTPSLTSKYTLGKTVGPCLFCNGKIVDKGEFYGCSHYKKLKCTFTISKMMLGKKLTKTNVKKLLEQGETNVIKGFKKGEQSFDARLFWNKEKKKIEFHYVTNEQQNE; from the coding sequence ATGAAAGTCATTATTGCGGAAAAGCCTGACCAAGCGAAAACACTTGTATCACAATTTAGACATAAAAAGGCGGATGGGTATATCATTGTTTATCCAAACGCTTTATTTCCAAGCGGTGCGTATTGTACTTGGGCAGTAGGCCATTTATTACAATTATCTCCTCCTGAAACGTATAATCCAAAATGGAAAAAGTGGGATATCGAAAGTTTACCTATTATTCCAAATCAATTTACATTTGAGACGATCCCTTCTAAACGAAAGCAATTTCACATTATTCGGCAACTTGTTCATAAAGAGGAAGTAAATGAAATTATCCACGCTGGAGATGCAGGGCGGGAAGGGGAATTAATTATTCGCCTTATTTTGCATGAATGCAAAGTAAATAAACCGTTAAAACGCTTATGGATTTCTTCTTTAACTGAAACGGCGATTTATGAAGGTTTTGCTCATTTAATTGATGAAAAACAGACAAAATCACTGTTCTTTGAAGCTTATACCCGCTCTTGTGCAGATTGGGTAATCGGTATGAATGCTTCAAGAGTTTATACGATTTTGCTAAAACAACGAGGGTATGAAGATGTTTTTTCAGCAGGCAGAGTCCAAACTCCAACATTAGCTTTAATCGTAAAACGGGAACAAGAGATTGCATCGTTCACACCAGAGGAGTTTTGGGAAGTAGAAGCGGAGTTTTCATTGGAGAAAGGGATTTATCGTGGGAAATGGACGAAAGACGGCAAGAGTCGATTAAAAACAAAAGAGCAAGCTGAAAAAATAGTACAGTTTTGTGAAGGAAAGTCAGCAAAAATAACGGATGCTGAAACGGAAAGAAAAACATTTAAACCCCCTTTGCTGTTTTCGCTATCATCCCTTCAGGCGAAAACAAATCAGTTATTTAAATATTCACCTAAAAAAACATTAGATATATTACAGCGCTTATATCAACGAGGACTCATCTCGTATCCTCGGTCCGATTCGTCGTACGTGACAAAAGGAGAGGCAGAGACATTTCCACAAATTTTAGCAAATGTAAGCGAGTATGATGAATATAAAAAGTATTTTCCATTGCCAAAGTCAATTTTACATAATAAACGATACGTAAATGAAAAAAAAGTAACAGACCATTATGCGATTATCCCAACGATAAAAAAGGTAGATATAAAAAACATGAGTGGTGAAGATAAAAATATATACGACCTCATTGTGCGTCAATTGCTTGCTGCTCATAGTGAAGATGCAATTTATGATTATACGACATTAACTACAAACGTTGACGAACAAGTATTGTTTCTAACAAAAGGGAAAAAGTGTCTGGAGCAAGGATGGAAAAAAATCGCCTCCTTTGACAAAGAAGAAAAAGATGTTTTATTACCTGATGTGAACAAAGGAGATAAAGGTTTTGTTAAAAAGACGATGATTAAAAACGGCAAAACAGAACCGCCAAAACGCTTTACTGAAGGCCAGCTTATTACACTGATGAAAACAGCGGGAAAATACATTGAAAATGATGAGCTAGAAAAAGTCTTAAACAAAACAGAAGGATTAGGAACAGAAGCAACAAGAGCTAACATTATTACGATGTTAAAAGACAGAAAATATATCGATGTGAAAAAGAATATTGTATATGCTACTGATAAAGGAAAATTATTGATTGAAGTTATCGGTGATACGATATTAGCTTCACCGGAAATGACGGCGAAGTGGGAACAGAGATTAGCTGAAATCGGAAAAGGGCAAGCATCTGCGAAAGTGTTCATGGAACAAATTAAAAAACTTTCTCATGTGATGATAGAAGGAGCCGTTTCTTCTTCAACACAGTGGAATGTATCAAAGTATGAGCATACCCCGTCTTTAACATCGAAATATACGTTAGGAAAAACAGTTGGACCTTGTTTGTTCTGTAATGGAAAAATCGTAGACAAAGGTGAGTTTTACGGCTGTTCGCATTATAAAAAACTAAAATGCACGTTTACGATTTCTAAGATGATGTTGGGGAAAAAACTAACAAAAACAAATGTAAAAAAGCTACTTGAACAAGGAGAAACAAATGTAATTAAGGGCTTTAAAAAAGGAGAGCAATCGTTTGATGCAAGATTGTTCTGGAATAAAGAGAAGAAGAAAATTGAGTTTCACTATGTGACGAATGAACAGCAAAATGAGTAG